In one Lolium rigidum isolate FL_2022 chromosome 3, APGP_CSIRO_Lrig_0.1, whole genome shotgun sequence genomic region, the following are encoded:
- the LOC124697921 gene encoding E3 ubiquitin-protein ligase XB3-like, with translation MGHGASCGRPSEEVDFFGAAQSGDLARLAAAVTSRPSLLRRTTLFDRLSALHIAAAHGHLQVVSMALDLCVQPDVVNRHKQTALMLAAMHGRTECVRRLLDAGANILMFDSSHGRTCLHYAAYYGHSDCLRAILSAARTSPVSQSWGYARFVNVRDDTGATPLHLAARQGWRRCVHVLLESGAIVSASSGAFGFPGSTPLHLAARGGSLDCVRQLLSWGADRLQRDSVGRIPYEVAVKRGHAACAALLNPSSAEPLVWPSPLKFITELEPDAKALLEAALMEANREREKRILKGAKNSAPSPSRSDDSATISEGGGAEEVCSICFEQACTIEVQECGHQMCAACTLALCCHTKPNPATHSQPMPVCPFCRGSITRLAVATRSTAGDDEDEDDDEEGEDRLQSSPMHRRSRRSLNLSGDGGSTSSLMGSIASSIGKMGRRKADSTELLQVDDDKP, from the exons ATGGGGCACGGCGCCAGCTGCGGCCGCCCCAGCGAGGAGGTGGACTTCTTCGGCGCGGCGCAGTCCGGCGAcctcgcccgcctcgccgccgccgtcacctcCCGCCCATCCCTCCTCCGGCGCACCACGCTCTTCGACCGCCTCTCCGCACTCCACATCGCCGCCGCCCACGGCCACCTCCAG GTGGTCTCCATGGCATTGGATCTTTGCGTGCAGCCGGACGTCGTTAACCGCCACAAGCAG ACGGCGCTGATGCTGGCGGCGATGCACGGCCGGACCGAGTGCGTGCGACGACTGCTCGACGCCGGCGCCAAT ATCCTGATGTTCGATTCGTCGCACGGCCGGACGTGCCTGCACTACGCGGCGTACTACGGGCACTCGGACTGCCTCCGGGCCATCCTCTCGGCGGCCCGGACCTCGCCGGTGTCGCAATCCTG GGGGTACGCGCGGTTCGTGAACGTGCGGGACGACACCGGGGCGACGCCGctgcacctggcggcgcggcagggCTGGCGCCGCTGCGTCCACGTCCTGCTCGAGAGCGGCGCCATCGTGTCCGCCTCCAGCGGCGCCTTCGG ATTCCCCGGGAGCACGCCGCTGCACCTGGCCGCGCGCGGCGGGAGCCTCGACTGCGTCCGGCAGCTGCTCTCCTGGGGCGCCGACCGTCTCCAGCGAGACTCCGTCGG GAGAATTCCATACGAGGTTGCGGTGAAGCGAGGGCACGCCGCGTGCGCGGCGCTGCTGAACCCGTCGTCGGCAGAGCCGCTGGTGTGGCCGTCCCCTCTCAAGTTCATCACCGAGCTGGAACCGGACGCCAAGGCGCTGCTGGAGGCGGCTCTGATGGAGGCCAACAGGGAGAGGGAGAAGAGGATCCTGAAAGGGGCCAAGAACTCGGCACCATCTCCCTCACGTTCAGATGACAGCGCCACCATCTCCGAG GGCGGCGGCGCTGAGGAGGTGTGCAGCATCTGCTTCGAGCAGGCGTGCACGATCGAGGTCCAGGAGTGCGGGCACCAGATGTGCGCGGCGTGCACGCTGGCGCTGTGCTGCCACACCAAGCCCAACCCGGCCACGCACAGCCAGCCGATGCCCGTCTGCCCCTTCTGCCGCGGCAGCATCACCCGGCTGGCGGTGGCCACCAGGTCCACcgcaggcgacgacgaggacgaagacgacgacgaggaaggagaagacagGCTGCAGTCTTCTCCGATGCACCGGAGGTCCCGCCGGTCCCTGAACCTCAGCGGCGACGGGGGCAGCACCAGCAGCCTCATGGGCAGCATCGCCTCGTCCATCGGCAAGATGGGCCGGCGCAAGGCCGACAGCACCGAGCTGCTGCAGGTCGACGACGACAAGCCGTAG